In Musa acuminata AAA Group cultivar baxijiao chromosome BXJ3-9, Cavendish_Baxijiao_AAA, whole genome shotgun sequence, a single genomic region encodes these proteins:
- the LOC135649056 gene encoding uncharacterized protein LOC135649056, whose protein sequence is MNRAILEGPKRRISGAHGAWVEELPSVLWAMQTTPKTISRESPFSLAYGTEVVLPPEMVFLTLRTSSYKQKDFEEGLRANLDLLVKRRAKTHLRTLAYKKAIAQVYNHKVRLRPIKVRDLVLRRAEVSDPTRARGKLMPN, encoded by the coding sequence ATGAACCGTGCGATTTTGGAAGGCCCCAAGAGGAGGATCTCGGGCGCGCACGGAGCTTGGGTGGAGGAGCTTCCCAGCGTCTTATGGGCAATGCAGACGACTCCCAAAACCATCTCGAGGGAGTCTCCATTCAGCCTCGCCTATGGGACTGAAGTAGTCCTTCCACCCGAGATGGTGTTCCTGACCCTACGCACCTCCAGTTACAAACAAAAGGATTTCGAGGAGGGCCTCCGAGCAAACCTAGATCTCCTCGTAAAAAGGAGGGCCAAAACACATCTGCGTACCTTGGCATACAAGAAGGCAATAGCCCAGGTCTACAACCACAAAGTCCGCCTGCGGCCGATCAAAGTCAGGGACCTTGTCCTCCGAAGGGCGgaggtcagcgacccgacccgagcaaggggaaaGCTCATGCCCAACTAG